In Allomuricauda ruestringensis DSM 13258, the following proteins share a genomic window:
- the rplU gene encoding 50S ribosomal protein L21 yields MYAIVEMAGQQFKVAKDQKVYVHRLQEEEGKKVTFDKVLLLEDGGNVTIGAPVIEGAAVEAKVVKHLKGDKVIVFKKKRRKGYRKKNGHRQYLTEIVVEGIVAKGAKKAAPAKAKAEAKPAAEPKKAVKKAEAPKKEAPKAKATEDLSSKTVAELKEMAKVKEITGYSSMKKAELIEALSK; encoded by the coding sequence ATGTACGCAATTGTAGAGATGGCAGGGCAGCAATTTAAAGTTGCAAAAGACCAAAAAGTGTACGTTCACCGTTTGCAGGAAGAAGAAGGTAAAAAAGTTACTTTCGACAAAGTTCTTCTTTTGGAAGATGGTGGTAACGTAACCATTGGCGCCCCGGTCATAGAAGGTGCGGCTGTTGAGGCCAAAGTAGTAAAACACCTTAAAGGAGATAAGGTAATCGTCTTTAAAAAGAAAAGACGTAAAGGATACCGCAAGAAAAACGGTCACAGACAATATTTGACCGAAATCGTTGTTGAAGGTATTGTAGCAAAAGGTGCCAAGAAAGCGGCTCCTGCTAAAGCTAAAGCCGAAGCAAAACCAGCTGCCGAACCAAAAAAGGCAGTGAAAAAAGCTGAAGCTCCAAAAAAAGAAGCTCCAAAGGCAAAGGCAACTGAGGATTTAAGTTCCAAAACAGTGGCCGAATTGAAGGAAATGGCAAAAGTCAAGGAAATTACCGGTTACTCTTCCATGAAGAAGGCCGAGTTGATTGAAGCGTTAAGCAAATAA
- a CDS encoding D-TA family PLP-dependent enzyme, translating into MDNWYSIQNVKAVDSPSVAFYLERVKYNINEMITLVDGKTERLMPHIKTNKMPKVMELLLASGISNFKASTISEAEIAAEAGAKSVLISHQLVGPKVKRLLSLMKHYSETRFSTILDNMDSAELLNQEALEQELSVNIYIDINNGMNRSGIKIGHGLDQLMAFLNACSALHFKGFHVYDGHLRDTDFEERNQKIEKGLDEVTAYFKAVQEKYPDSQMICGGTPSFTSHLIEDSRITSPGTCVLWDWGYNEKLTEQNFKHAALLITRIISKPTEGIITVDLGHKSVAAENPIDKRVKFLNLEDYELLSQSEEHGVIRVKDWDKHKVGDVLYGIPYHICPTINLHDEVSVIENGKKVDTWAITARKRKLTF; encoded by the coding sequence ATGGACAACTGGTACAGTATTCAAAATGTGAAAGCAGTAGATTCACCGTCGGTAGCGTTCTACTTGGAACGTGTAAAGTACAATATTAATGAGATGATTACATTGGTAGACGGCAAAACAGAACGGTTGATGCCACATATCAAAACCAACAAAATGCCCAAGGTAATGGAGTTATTGTTGGCATCCGGAATCTCCAATTTTAAGGCTTCCACCATTTCTGAAGCGGAAATAGCTGCTGAAGCTGGAGCCAAATCTGTTTTGATTTCCCATCAACTTGTTGGGCCCAAAGTAAAGCGCCTCCTTAGTTTGATGAAACACTATTCTGAAACCCGGTTTTCCACCATTCTGGACAATATGGATAGTGCCGAGCTTTTAAACCAAGAGGCTTTGGAACAGGAACTTTCCGTTAATATCTATATTGATATCAACAACGGCATGAACCGTTCCGGTATAAAAATTGGACACGGCCTTGATCAGTTGATGGCTTTTCTTAATGCTTGCAGTGCATTACATTTTAAAGGGTTCCACGTGTATGATGGGCATTTAAGGGACACCGATTTTGAGGAGAGGAACCAAAAAATTGAAAAAGGACTGGATGAAGTAACCGCATACTTTAAAGCAGTTCAAGAAAAGTACCCAGACTCCCAAATGATCTGTGGAGGAACCCCGTCCTTTACTTCCCATCTTATTGAGGACAGTAGAATTACCAGTCCGGGAACTTGTGTGCTTTGGGATTGGGGCTATAATGAAAAGTTAACGGAGCAAAATTTTAAGCACGCAGCACTTTTGATCACAAGGATCATTTCCAAACCCACCGAGGGCATTATTACAGTAGATCTAGGCCATAAATCCGTGGCGGCTGAAAACCCGATTGACAAACGGGTCAAATTCCTCAATCTTGAGGATTATGAATTGCTCTCACAAAGTGAAGAACATGGGGTGATCAGAGTTAAAGATTGGGACAAACATAAGGTTGGAGATGTGCTATATGGTATTCCGTATCACATTTGCCCCACTATTAACCTTCACGATGAAGTATCCGTTATCGAGAATGGTAAAAAAGTTGATACTTGGGCAATTACTGCTCGAAAACGAAAGCTTACGTTTTAA
- the ahcY gene encoding adenosylhomocysteinase, translated as MSTKTIPHVPYKVKDISLADWGRKEIELAEAEMPGLMALREEYGSQQPLKGARIAGCLHMTIQTAVLIETLVALGAEVTWSSCNIFSTQDHAAAAIAAAGIPVYAWKGMTEEEFDWCIEQTLFFGEARKPLNMILDDGGDLTNMVLDQYPELATGVKGLSEETTTGVHRLYERMKKGTLPMPAINVNDSVTKSKFDNKYGCRESAVDAIRRATDTMLAGKRVVVAGYGDVGKGTAASFRGAGAIVTVTEIDPICALQACMDGFEVKKLETVVSNADIVITTTGNKDIIREEHFRALKDKAIVCNIGHFDNEIDMAWLNGTYGDTKDEIKPQVDKYTIDGKDLIILAEGRLVNLGCATGHPSFVMSNSFTNQTLAQIELWKHSDKYANEVYMLPKHLDEKVAKLHLSRLGAELTELKQEQADYIGVKVEGPFKPEYYRY; from the coding sequence ATGAGCACAAAGACAATTCCGCATGTACCTTACAAAGTAAAGGATATCTCTCTTGCAGATTGGGGAAGGAAAGAAATTGAGCTTGCCGAGGCCGAAATGCCAGGGCTTATGGCCTTACGTGAAGAATACGGGAGCCAACAACCTTTAAAGGGTGCAAGGATTGCCGGTTGTCTTCACATGACCATTCAAACCGCTGTTTTAATTGAAACATTGGTGGCCCTTGGAGCTGAGGTAACTTGGAGTTCTTGCAATATCTTTTCTACTCAAGACCATGCTGCTGCGGCAATAGCTGCTGCAGGAATCCCGGTTTATGCATGGAAAGGGATGACCGAAGAGGAATTTGACTGGTGCATTGAACAAACCTTGTTCTTTGGTGAGGCAAGAAAACCATTGAACATGATCTTGGATGATGGCGGGGACCTTACCAATATGGTCCTTGACCAATATCCTGAGTTGGCAACTGGAGTAAAAGGTCTATCCGAAGAGACCACAACCGGGGTACACCGTTTGTATGAAAGAATGAAAAAGGGAACGCTTCCCATGCCGGCCATTAACGTGAACGATTCTGTGACCAAGTCCAAGTTTGACAATAAGTATGGATGTCGTGAGAGTGCCGTGGATGCTATCCGAAGAGCCACGGACACTATGTTGGCCGGTAAACGTGTCGTGGTTGCCGGTTATGGCGATGTTGGTAAAGGAACTGCTGCATCGTTCCGCGGAGCTGGCGCCATTGTTACCGTTACCGAAATTGACCCAATTTGTGCTTTGCAAGCCTGCATGGATGGTTTTGAAGTGAAAAAACTGGAAACCGTGGTATCCAATGCCGATATTGTAATCACTACAACAGGTAACAAGGACATTATACGTGAAGAACATTTTAGAGCCTTAAAGGACAAAGCCATTGTTTGTAACATAGGCCATTTTGACAATGAAATTGATATGGCTTGGTTGAATGGAACTTACGGCGATACCAAAGACGAAATAAAACCACAGGTTGACAAGTACACTATTGATGGCAAAGATCTAATTATCTTGGCCGAGGGTAGATTGGTAAACCTTGGATGTGCAACAGGACACCCAAGTTTTGTAATGAGCAACTCGTTCACCAACCAGACCTTGGCACAAATAGAACTTTGGAAACACAGCGACAAATATGCCAACGAAGTATACATGCTTCCCAAGCATTTGGATGAAAAAGTGGCCAAACTGCACTTGTCACGATTGGGCGCTGAGTTAACGGAGCTCAAGCAAGAGCAAGCAGATTATATCGGTGTAAAAGTAGAAGGACCTTTTAAGCCTGAATATTATCGCTATTAA
- the rpmA gene encoding 50S ribosomal protein L27: MAHKKGVGSSKNGRESESKRLGVKIFGGQAATAGNIIVRQRGTKHNPGENVYAGKDHTLHAKVDGLVKFEKKVGGKSYVSIEPFEA, translated from the coding sequence ATGGCTCACAAGAAAGGTGTAGGTAGTTCAAAAAACGGTAGAGAATCAGAATCGAAACGCTTAGGTGTTAAGATTTTTGGTGGTCAGGCAGCCACTGCTGGTAACATTATTGTAAGACAACGTGGTACCAAGCACAACCCTGGCGAAAATGTATACGCAGGAAAAGACCATACTTTGCACGCCAAAGTAGATGGCTTAGTTAAGTTTGAGAAAAAAGTAGGTGGTAAATCTTATGTTTCCATCGAACCTTTTGAAGCTTAA
- the gldD gene encoding gliding motility lipoprotein GldD: MKHRILFFIVVAAFFVGCKNEVLPKPKAMLRLEYPAAAYTTVGSDCMYTFDQNTLSNIKENQDCSLVLDYPTMNGSIYLTYKPIQGNLDTLLVDAQKLSYEHVVKADNIAEQPFINQEDDVYGMFYEVSGNAASQSQFYVTDSINHFVTGSLYFYAKPNYDSILPAAMYLQNDIRRIMESLRWKK, encoded by the coding sequence ATGAAGCATAGGATTTTGTTTTTCATAGTTGTAGCAGCATTTTTTGTAGGTTGTAAAAATGAAGTGTTGCCCAAACCAAAGGCCATGTTGCGATTGGAGTATCCTGCGGCAGCGTATACTACTGTAGGTTCCGACTGTATGTATACTTTTGACCAAAACACGCTGTCCAATATTAAAGAGAATCAAGATTGCTCATTAGTACTGGACTATCCAACGATGAACGGGTCAATTTACCTTACTTACAAACCTATTCAAGGCAATTTGGACACCTTGCTTGTAGATGCACAGAAACTATCTTACGAGCACGTGGTAAAAGCCGATAACATTGCGGAACAACCATTTATTAATCAAGAAGATGATGTGTACGGAATGTTCTACGAAGTAAGTGGCAATGCAGCATCGCAATCCCAATTTTATGTAACCGACAGTATCAACCACTTTGTAACAGGCTCTTTGTATTTTTACGCAAAACCCAATTACGATTCCATTCTTCCTGCGGCCATGTATCTACAGAACGATATCCGAAGAATTATGGAAAGCTTGAGGTGGAAAAAGTGA
- a CDS encoding DUF4199 domain-containing protein: MKNLTLPIRFGIVTSAVLIAYFLILALMGKHTNVFYSLFNGVITGFGIYETIKYTKIRQGKDFSYGNGFTAGITTGFVATLLFTIFFAVYATELDSTFLDKLSSAWSNDYKNFQGIVFFTVAIMGFATTLVLTLSFMQLFKTSNNSKKIMG; encoded by the coding sequence ATGAAAAATTTAACCCTTCCAATTCGTTTCGGGATAGTCACCAGTGCTGTGCTGATTGCGTATTTTTTGATTTTGGCCTTGATGGGAAAACATACCAATGTTTTTTACAGCCTGTTTAATGGGGTGATTACTGGTTTTGGCATATATGAGACAATCAAGTACACCAAAATAAGACAGGGCAAAGATTTTAGTTATGGAAATGGGTTTACTGCGGGCATTACTACTGGTTTTGTTGCCACGTTGTTGTTCACCATTTTCTTTGCCGTCTATGCAACGGAGTTGGACAGTACTTTTCTTGATAAACTCTCCTCGGCATGGTCCAACGACTATAAGAATTTCCAAGGGATTGTATTTTTTACAGTGGCCATTATGGGGTTTGCCACGACTTTGGTTTTGACCCTCTCGTTTATGCAACTCTTTAAAACCAGCAACAATTCAAAAAAAATTATGGGTTAA
- a CDS encoding M16 family metallopeptidase, whose product MKKYLTLAVLSLFMTASYAQIDRSTQPEPGPAPKINLKEPARFELKNGLKVLVVENHKLPRVRIQLSIDNPPIMEGEKAGISTLTASMLGKGSKNIPKDEFYEEVDFLGANIYIGDQSAFASSLSKYFPRILELMADAALNPNFLQEEFEKEKEKVLTGIKSQEKDVSAIADRVQLALAYGKDHPFGEFMTEETVNNVTLLDVEQFYRSYFVPANAYLVVIGDVDFDTVKELVTKNFTPWSKAAPPSFTYSDPKDVQYTQINFVDMPNAVQSEVAVENITHLKMKDEDYLDALLANRILGGGGQARLFKNLREDKGYTYGSYSGIRANKYSPMRFNAYAQVRNAVTDSSVVQILKEIAKITSEPVSDEELANAKAKYAGSFVMALEKPETVAEYALNIETENLPKDFYETYLERIDAITKEDVLQAAKKHFSTTNARVVVTGKGSDVLGNLEKVNFNGKDIPVLYYDKYANKAEKPDYNAAVPEGMDANTVLENYIEAIGGKSKLEGVDSYSMMAEAEMQGMKLELEMKKTSQDQFMQNVKVQGNSMQKQVLDGDSGYMVVQGQRKDLSPEEIAKIKEESAAFPELNYLAAGDVTLEGVEPMGDKNAYKLKINDGKTAFYDVETGLKVQEINTQEVQGQQMTSTLGYSDYQEVSGIKFPFKLMQSIGPQNFEFNVKEIKVNEGVEASDFK is encoded by the coding sequence ATGAAAAAGTATTTAACTTTAGCTGTGCTGTCCTTATTTATGACAGCCTCATACGCACAAATAGACAGGAGCACACAACCTGAACCAGGGCCAGCTCCCAAGATCAACTTAAAAGAACCAGCCCGTTTTGAGCTTAAAAATGGCTTGAAGGTCCTTGTAGTGGAAAACCACAAATTGCCAAGGGTACGTATTCAACTTTCCATTGACAATCCTCCGATTATGGAAGGAGAAAAAGCAGGTATTTCCACCCTTACGGCAAGTATGCTGGGCAAAGGGTCCAAAAACATTCCAAAGGATGAATTTTATGAAGAAGTGGATTTTTTGGGTGCCAACATCTACATTGGTGATCAAAGTGCCTTTGCAAGCTCACTATCCAAATATTTTCCTCGCATTTTGGAGTTGATGGCCGATGCTGCACTCAATCCAAACTTTCTTCAAGAAGAATTTGAAAAGGAGAAAGAAAAAGTCCTTACTGGAATCAAATCTCAAGAAAAAGACGTTTCGGCCATTGCGGACAGGGTTCAATTGGCCTTGGCCTATGGCAAAGACCACCCCTTTGGTGAGTTTATGACCGAGGAGACCGTTAACAATGTAACCCTACTCGATGTTGAGCAATTCTACCGATCTTATTTTGTTCCCGCCAATGCTTATTTGGTAGTTATTGGGGATGTAGATTTTGATACTGTAAAAGAGTTGGTCACCAAAAACTTTACTCCATGGTCCAAAGCAGCCCCGCCTTCTTTTACATATTCCGATCCAAAAGATGTGCAGTACACCCAAATCAACTTTGTTGATATGCCCAACGCTGTGCAGTCCGAAGTTGCTGTGGAAAACATCACCCACTTAAAAATGAAGGACGAAGACTATCTGGATGCTCTTTTGGCCAATAGAATATTAGGCGGAGGAGGACAGGCAAGGTTGTTCAAAAACCTGAGAGAGGACAAGGGCTACACCTATGGTTCATACTCTGGTATCAGGGCCAACAAATACAGTCCTATGCGATTCAACGCCTATGCTCAGGTAAGAAACGCTGTAACCGATAGTTCTGTGGTTCAAATATTGAAAGAGATAGCTAAAATCACTTCCGAGCCTGTTTCCGATGAAGAACTAGCGAACGCAAAGGCCAAATATGCAGGAAGTTTTGTGATGGCCCTCGAAAAACCTGAAACCGTTGCCGAGTATGCGCTAAATATTGAAACCGAAAACCTTCCAAAGGATTTTTACGAAACCTATTTAGAGCGAATCGATGCCATAACCAAGGAAGATGTACTACAAGCCGCTAAAAAGCATTTCTCCACTACCAATGCCCGCGTAGTTGTTACCGGAAAGGGAAGCGATGTGTTGGGAAACTTGGAAAAAGTAAACTTTAACGGGAAAGATATTCCTGTACTTTACTACGACAAGTATGCCAACAAAGCGGAAAAGCCTGACTATAACGCAGCAGTTCCAGAAGGAATGGATGCCAATACTGTTTTGGAAAATTATATTGAAGCTATTGGCGGTAAATCCAAACTGGAAGGTGTGGATTCTTATTCCATGATGGCAGAAGCTGAAATGCAGGGCATGAAGCTGGAACTTGAAATGAAGAAAACATCCCAAGACCAATTTATGCAAAATGTAAAAGTACAGGGCAACTCCATGCAAAAACAGGTTTTGGATGGTGATTCCGGTTACATGGTAGTGCAAGGTCAGCGCAAGGATCTTTCGCCAGAGGAAATTGCAAAAATCAAAGAAGAATCTGCCGCTTTCCCTGAATTGAATTACTTGGCTGCAGGCGATGTTACCTTGGAAGGTGTTGAGCCTATGGGTGACAAAAACGCCTACAAGTTGAAAATAAACGACGGCAAAACAGCTTTCTATGATGTGGAGACTGGCCTAAAAGTTCAGGAAATCAACACTCAGGAAGTACAAGGCCAGCAAATGACGAGTACTTTGGGGTATAGTGATTACCAAGAAGTTTCAGGTATCAAATTCCCATTCAAGCTGATGCAGAGCATAGGGCCTCAAAACTTTGAGTTTAACGTAAAAGAAATCAAAGTAAACGAAGGAGTCGAGGCATCAGACTTTAAATAA
- a CDS encoding TonB-dependent receptor domain-containing protein produces the protein MAKLYVLLFGTSMSYAQVSNAQDTLSKAPVQLDEVLVEGKRKTDPVLSSFKSEPEKKIVQSKNVADLFKDINGFNLIKRGNYAIDPSFRASQYEQLNVQFNGGTKVMHACPNRMDPITTHVTPEEIERVEVVKGPYTFRYGPTFGGIVNLVTQEVEKQEKGYHGKVNFGGENNGNAITSFANLKYVGEQFDANLNFGFRDFGNYEDGDGNEVPSSFKSTDYGVQVGYNPTENQRIQVGFRQSFGRDVLHAGLSMDTEEDNSNVLSVDYKLDNISDGLKALSAKVYRSKVDHIMTNELRPSFMMTEAVSEVDALTVGGRVELEWRPIVDLKLYTGLDAFSIGRTGNRTRLVKRNMNGDLLPNPMEFVDEVWQDSQIDDYGAFVEGKYPLSKKLLLNVGARYDMVLSKTDAPADDFVAEYPDLDTRTEHNFSTTASFKYMASSKLLLELAYGRGVRSANMIERFINHFTIGQDPYEYVGNPYLGAEVNNQFELGMKANTNFEGYAFNRLDYGASVYYSIYDNYIVPVIDPSLDKKYMPMAEPIEVKRFTNLDKAYKTGFEVFGELAFLEDFTFKTELSYVYAKNQDLDESLPLTPPLVSRFNLSFEREMIWARATYTFTSEQSNIANSFGEQSTDGYGVVDLRFGAKPFEHLTVGVAASNIFDETYNNHLNFSFVNQADYGRVPINDPGRNLSAFIQYGF, from the coding sequence ATGGCAAAACTTTATGTTTTGCTTTTTGGGACCAGTATGTCCTATGCGCAAGTGTCAAATGCGCAAGATACCTTATCAAAAGCACCGGTACAATTGGATGAGGTACTGGTAGAGGGAAAACGAAAGACAGATCCGGTTTTGTCCTCATTTAAGAGTGAACCGGAAAAGAAAATTGTCCAATCCAAGAATGTGGCCGATCTATTTAAGGATATCAATGGCTTTAATCTGATTAAACGCGGTAACTATGCCATAGATCCGTCTTTTCGGGCCTCACAATATGAACAATTAAATGTTCAGTTCAATGGCGGCACCAAGGTGATGCACGCCTGTCCTAACCGGATGGACCCTATTACTACTCATGTGACCCCAGAAGAGATAGAGCGGGTAGAAGTGGTTAAAGGGCCATATACCTTTAGATACGGGCCCACCTTTGGAGGTATTGTAAATTTGGTGACTCAAGAAGTTGAAAAACAAGAAAAAGGATATCATGGAAAGGTTAATTTTGGTGGTGAGAACAACGGGAATGCCATCACCAGTTTTGCCAACCTAAAGTACGTTGGGGAGCAGTTTGATGCGAACCTCAATTTCGGATTCCGTGATTTTGGCAACTATGAGGACGGAGACGGCAATGAAGTGCCATCGTCTTTTAAAAGTACCGATTATGGCGTTCAGGTAGGATACAATCCAACGGAAAACCAGAGGATTCAGGTAGGATTCCGGCAATCTTTTGGAAGGGATGTACTGCATGCTGGACTGTCCATGGATACTGAGGAAGATAACAGCAATGTACTTTCTGTCGACTATAAATTGGACAATATTTCCGATGGATTAAAAGCCTTGAGCGCAAAGGTGTACCGTTCCAAAGTAGACCATATTATGACCAACGAACTAAGACCGTCTTTTATGATGACGGAGGCCGTATCGGAAGTTGATGCCCTTACTGTTGGTGGTAGGGTCGAACTCGAGTGGAGACCTATTGTCGACTTAAAACTCTATACGGGGTTGGATGCATTTTCAATAGGAAGAACGGGAAATAGAACACGTTTGGTAAAAAGGAATATGAACGGTGATTTACTGCCCAATCCCATGGAGTTTGTTGATGAGGTATGGCAAGATTCCCAAATTGATGACTACGGGGCGTTTGTAGAGGGTAAATATCCGTTATCCAAAAAGTTGTTGTTGAATGTAGGGGCGAGGTATGACATGGTTCTGTCCAAAACAGATGCACCAGCAGATGATTTTGTTGCCGAATATCCCGATTTGGATACAAGAACGGAGCATAATTTTAGTACAACAGCATCATTTAAATATATGGCTTCGTCCAAACTTTTGTTGGAATTGGCCTATGGTAGAGGAGTGCGTTCTGCCAATATGATTGAGAGGTTCATCAACCATTTTACAATAGGTCAGGATCCTTACGAGTATGTTGGGAATCCTTATTTGGGTGCCGAGGTAAACAATCAATTTGAACTGGGTATGAAAGCAAATACCAATTTTGAGGGATATGCTTTCAACCGATTGGATTATGGAGCTTCTGTGTATTATTCTATCTATGACAATTATATTGTTCCCGTGATAGACCCATCTTTGGACAAAAAATACATGCCCATGGCGGAACCCATCGAAGTAAAACGGTTCACCAATTTGGACAAAGCGTACAAAACTGGCTTTGAAGTTTTTGGGGAATTGGCTTTTTTGGAAGACTTTACCTTTAAAACGGAGTTGTCCTATGTGTATGCCAAAAATCAGGATTTGGATGAATCCCTTCCGCTGACACCACCTTTGGTGAGCCGCTTCAACTTAAGTTTTGAGAGAGAAATGATTTGGGCCAGGGCAACCTATACGTTTACTTCGGAACAATCCAATATTGCGAATTCCTTTGGAGAGCAAAGTACGGATGGTTATGGGGTTGTGGATTTGCGTTTTGGTGCAAAGCCCTTCGAGCATTTGACCGTAGGTGTGGCAGCATCCAATATTTTTGATGAGACCTACAATAATCACTTGAACTTCTCTTTTGTGAACCAAGCAGATTATGGCCGGGTGCCGATTAATGACCCCGGAAGGAATCTATCTGCCTTTATACAATACGGTTTTTAG
- a CDS encoding M16 family metallopeptidase, with the protein MKKHLFSAFTMLFAVTLLSAQEVVFEEYDLDNGLHVILHQDNGAPVVTTSVMYHVGSKDEDPDKTGFAHFFEHLLFEGTKNIERGEWDQIVASNGGRHNANTFLDRTYYYEVFPSNSLEIGLWLESERLMHPIIGQVGVDTQKEVVQEEKRLRVDNSPYGAFFNEILKNLYTNHPYRWGVIGSFEHLASATLDDFKKFNQTYYVPNNAVLVVAGDFETAKTKKMIEDYFGPIPKGAEIQRPNVKEEPITKTKFAKYHDPNIQIPAILLAYRTPGQGQRDAYVINMISTYLSDGESSKLYKKLVDEKKMALQILSVPIDAEDYSSYIVGGLPVGDNSIQDIKKEIDEEILKLQMELISEKDYQKLQNKFENQFVNANSSVEGIANSLAENYMLKDDTNLINTEIDIYRSITREEIMEVAKKYLKVNQRLELEYLPEQKDAN; encoded by the coding sequence ATGAAAAAACATTTGTTTTCTGCATTTACAATGCTCTTTGCAGTAACGCTGCTTTCTGCACAGGAAGTGGTTTTTGAAGAGTATGACCTAGACAACGGTCTGCACGTTATCCTACATCAGGACAACGGTGCGCCTGTGGTTACCACATCGGTTATGTACCATGTGGGATCCAAGGACGAGGACCCCGACAAAACGGGTTTTGCCCACTTTTTTGAACATTTATTGTTCGAAGGCACCAAAAACATTGAACGAGGTGAGTGGGATCAAATTGTTGCCTCCAATGGAGGAAGGCATAATGCCAACACCTTTTTGGACCGCACCTATTATTATGAGGTTTTCCCTTCCAACAGCTTGGAAATAGGCCTTTGGTTAGAATCTGAGCGTTTAATGCACCCTATAATTGGGCAAGTTGGCGTGGACACCCAAAAAGAAGTGGTACAAGAAGAAAAGAGACTTCGGGTAGATAACTCTCCCTACGGTGCCTTTTTTAATGAAATCCTGAAAAATCTATATACCAACCATCCATATCGCTGGGGGGTTATCGGGTCTTTTGAGCATTTGGCAAGTGCCACTTTGGATGATTTCAAAAAATTCAACCAAACCTACTACGTGCCCAACAATGCGGTTTTGGTTGTAGCTGGCGATTTTGAAACCGCCAAAACCAAAAAGATGATCGAGGATTATTTTGGACCTATTCCAAAAGGAGCCGAAATTCAAAGGCCAAATGTAAAGGAAGAGCCTATCACCAAAACCAAATTTGCCAAATATCACGACCCGAACATCCAAATCCCTGCCATTTTATTGGCCTATAGAACACCAGGGCAAGGGCAACGAGATGCTTATGTCATCAACATGATTTCTACTTATTTAAGTGACGGGGAAAGCTCCAAACTCTACAAAAAATTGGTGGACGAGAAAAAAATGGCGTTGCAAATACTTTCCGTGCCTATTGATGCCGAAGATTACAGTTCCTATATTGTTGGAGGCCTTCCGGTCGGGGACAATTCCATTCAGGACATCAAAAAAGAAATTGATGAAGAAATCCTAAAACTTCAAATGGAGTTGATTTCCGAAAAGGATTACCAAAAACTTCAGAACAAGTTCGAGAACCAATTTGTAAATGCCAACAGCAGTGTTGAGGGCATCGCCAACTCATTGGCAGAAAATTATATGTTGAAGGACGACACCAACCTCATCAATACGGAGATTGACATTTACCGTTCCATTACCCGTGAAGAAATCATGGAAGTGGCCAAAAAATATTTGAAGGTAAACCAACGATTGGAATTGGAGTATTTACCAGAACAAAAAGATGCTAATTAA
- a CDS encoding DUF3332 domain-containing protein has protein sequence MKKAIISSLLACSILFTSCLGSFSAFNNLKDWNQGLTDSKFLDNLIFWGLNIVPVYGLFFLGDAIIFNVIEFWSGSNPIAMKDGESETQMVEHDGNKFKMVATKNRIQVTVVEGPKKGKKIDLVYKPDEKSWNAIRPNGEIIKLSSFEEGFYIVYMPNGEKVKIDPMSTREEGLALLQENKTCYYDQTVLGD, from the coding sequence ATGAAAAAAGCAATCATTTCATCATTATTGGCTTGTTCTATTCTATTTACTAGCTGCTTAGGTTCTTTTAGTGCTTTCAACAATTTAAAAGATTGGAACCAAGGATTAACGGATAGCAAGTTTTTGGATAACCTCATATTTTGGGGATTGAACATAGTTCCCGTTTACGGCCTATTTTTTCTTGGAGATGCCATTATTTTCAACGTAATCGAGTTCTGGTCAGGTTCCAACCCCATTGCTATGAAGGATGGGGAATCCGAAACCCAAATGGTAGAGCACGATGGAAACAAATTTAAAATGGTGGCCACCAAAAACAGAATTCAGGTTACTGTTGTGGAAGGGCCTAAAAAAGGAAAGAAAATTGATTTGGTATACAAACCAGATGAAAAATCTTGGAATGCCATTCGTCCAAATGGTGAGATTATTAAACTATCCTCTTTTGAAGAAGGGTTCTATATTGTTTATATGCCAAACGGAGAAAAGGTTAAAATCGACCCTATGAGTACTAGGGAAGAAGGCTTGGCCTTGCTTCAAGAAAACAAGACTTGTTACTACGACCAGACTGTTTTAGGAGACTAA